A window of Perognathus longimembris pacificus isolate PPM17 chromosome 6, ASM2315922v1, whole genome shotgun sequence contains these coding sequences:
- the Dnmt3b gene encoding DNA (cytosine-5)-methyltransferase 3B isoform X4 has translation MKGDTRHLNEEEGGREDSINGACSDHSSDSKDAPSPPILEAIRSPEIRGRRSSSRLSKREVSSLLSYTQDLTRDVDGEDEDGSDTLVMPKLFRETRTRSASPAVRTRNSNASSQERYRPNLRSTRGRQGRTPVDESPVEFPATRSLRRRATASAGTPWPSPASPYPTIDLTGDDVTPQSSSTPYAGIEDSKQESLESSQVDADSHDAESEYQDGKEFGIGDLVWGKIKGFSWWPAMVVSWKDTSKRQAMAAMRWVQWFGDGKFSEIAADKLVALGLFSQHFNMTTFNKLVSYRKAIYHTLEKARIRAGKTFPSSPGDSLEDKLKPMLEWAHGGFKPTGVEGLKPSNKQPENKSRRRTADDSATSDYCPQPKRLKTNCYNNGKDRGENDQSREQMASDVTNNKSNLEDRCLACGRKNPISFHPLFEGGLCRPCRERFLELFYMYDDDGYQSYCTVCCEGRELLLCSNTSCCRCFCVECLEVLVGPGTAADAKLQEPWSCYMCIPQRCHGVLRRRKDWNVRLNTFFTTDPEFDFAPPKLYPAIPAARRRPIRVLSLFDGIATGYLVLKDLGIKVDRYVASEICPESIAVGTVKHGGTIRYVNDVRSISKQNIDEWGPFDLVIGGSPCNDLSNVNPARKGLYEGTGRLFFEFYHLLNYSRPKEGDNRPFFWMFENVVAMKVDDRKDISRFLACNPVMIDAIKVSAAHRARYFWGNLPGMNRIFGFPVHYTDVCNMGRSARQKLLGRSWSVPVIRHLFAPLKDYFACE, from the exons ATGAAGGGTGACACCAGACACCTCAATGaagaggagggcgggagggaggactCCATCAACGGGGCCTGCAGCGACCACTCCTCGGATTCCAAGGACGCCCCCTCGCCCCCCATCCTAGAAGCTATCCGCAGCCCAGAGATCAGAG GCCGCAGATCAAGTTCACGGCTGTCCAAGAGGGAGGTCTCCAGTCTGCTCAGTTACACCCAG GATCTGACAAGAGATGTGGATGGTGAGGACGAGGATGGCTCTGACACTCTAGTGATGCCGAAACTCTTCCGAGAGACCAGGACGCGATCTGCAAGTCCAGCA GTCCGAACCCGCAATAGCAATGCCTCCAGTCAGGAGAGGTACAGGCCCAACCTACGCTCTACCCGAGGCCGCCAGGGCCGCACTCCCGTGGATGAGTCCCCTGTGGAGTTCCCAGCTACCAGG TCTCTGAGGCGACGGGCAACAGCATCGGCAGGTACGCCATGGCCATCCCCTGCCAGCCCTTACCCCACCATTGACCTCACGGGAGACGATGTGACACCCCAAAGCAGCAGTACCCCCTATGCTGGAATAGAAGACAGcaagcaggaaagcctggagTCTTCACAGGTGGATGCAGACAGCCATGATGCTGAGAGCGAGTATCAG GATGGAAAGGAGTTTGGAATAGGGGACCTGGTGTGGGGAAAGATCAAGGGCTTCTCCTGGTGGCCAGCCATGGTGGTATCCTGGAAGGACACTTCCAAGCGACAGGCCATGGCTGCCATGCGATGGGTCCAGTGGTTTGGTGATGGCAAGTTCTCTGAG ATTGCTGCAGACAAACTGGTGGCCCTGGGGCTGTTCAGCCAGCACTTCAACATGACCACCTTCAATAAGCTGGTTTCTTACAGGAAGGCCATATACCACACTCTGGAG AAAGCCAGGATACGTGCTGGGAAGACCTTCCCCAGCAGCCCTGGAGACTCCCTGGAGGACAAGCTGAAGCCCATGTTGGAGTGGGCCCACGGGGGCTTCAAGCCCACTGGGGTTGAGGGCCTGAAACCCAGCAACAAGCAACCAG AGAATAAGAGTCGAAGGCGCACAGCTGATGATTCTGCCACTTCTGACTACTGCCCCCAACCCAAGCGCCTCAAGACAAATTGTTACAACAATGGCAAAGACCGAGGGGAGAATGATCAAAGTCGAG AACAAATGGCTTCTGATGTCACCAACAACAAGAGCAATCTGGAAG ATCGCTGTCTGGCCTGTGGTAGAAAAAACCCTATATCCTTCCACCCACTTTTTGAGGGTGGTCTCTGCCGGCCATGTCGG GAACGCTTCCTCGAGCTGTTTTACATGTATGATGATGATGGCTATCAGTCCTATTGTACCGTGTGTTGTGAGGGTCGAGAGCTTTTGCTCTGCAGCAACACGAGCTGCTGCCG GTGCTTCTGTGTGGAGTGTCTGGAGGTCCTGGTTGGCCCGGGCACAGCTGCGGATGCCAAGCTTCAGGAGCCCTGGAGTTGCTACATGTGCATCCCCCAGCGTTGCCACGGGGTCCTCAGGCGCCGCAAGGACTGGAATGTGCGCCTGAATACCTTCTTTACGACGGATCCAGAGTTCGATTTC GCACCACCTAAGTTATACCCTGCGATTCCTGCTGCTCGTAGGAGGCCCATTAGAGTGCTGTCACTGTTTGATGGAATTGCCACAG GGTATTTGGTCCTCAAAGATTTGGGTATTAAGGTGGATAGGTATGTCGCCTCTGAAATCTGTCCAGAGTCTATTGCTGTGGGAACTGTTAAACATGGAGGGACTATACGATATGTGAATGATGTCCGGAGCATCTCAAAGCAAAAC ATTGATGAGTGGGGCCCCTTTGACTTGGTGATTGGTGGAAGCCCATGCAATGACCTCTCCAATGTGAACCCGGCCAGGAAAGGTCTGTATG AGGGAACTGGCCGTCTCTTCTTTGAGTTCTACCACCTGCTGAATTACTCTCGCCCTAAGGAGGGTGATAACCGGCCCTTCTTTTGGATGTTTGAGAATGTTGTTGCCATGAAGGTTGATGACAGGAAGGACATCTCACGGTTCCTGGCG TGTAACCCAGTGATGATTGATGCCATCAAAGTTTCTGCTGCTCACAGGGCCAGATACTTCTGGGGAAATCTACCTGGGATGAACAG GATCTTCGGCTTTCCGGTACACTACACGGACGTATGCAACATGGGCCGTAGTGCCCGCCAGAAGCTGCTCGGGAGGTCCTGGAGTGTGCCTGTCATCCGACATCTCTTCGCCCCCCTGAAGGACTACTTTGCATGTGAATAA
- the Dnmt3b gene encoding DNA (cytosine-5)-methyltransferase 3B isoform X6 codes for MKGDTRHLNEEEGGREDSINGACSDHSSDSKDAPSPPILEAIRSPEIRGRRSSSRLSKREVSSLLSYTQDLTRDVDGEDEDGSDTLVMPKLFRETRTRSASPASLRRRATASAGTPWPSPASPYPTIDLTGDDVTPQSSSTPYAGIEDSKQESLESSQVDADSHDAESEYQDGKEFGIGDLVWGKIKGFSWWPAMVVSWKDTSKRQAMAAMRWVQWFGDGKFSEIAADKLVALGLFSQHFNMTTFNKLVSYRKAIYHTLEKARIRAGKTFPSSPGDSLEDKLKPMLEWAHGGFKPTGVEGLKPSNKQPENKSRRRTADDSATSDYCPQPKRLKTNCYNNGKDRGENDQSREQMASDVTNNKSNLEDRCLACGRKNPISFHPLFEGGLCRPCRERFLELFYMYDDDGYQSYCTVCCEGRELLLCSNTSCCRCFCVECLEVLVGPGTAADAKLQEPWSCYMCIPQRCHGVLRRRKDWNVRLNTFFTTDPEFDFAPPKLYPAIPAARRRPIRVLSLFDGIATGYLVLKDLGIKVDRYVASEICPESIAVGTVKHGGTIRYVNDVRSISKQNIDEWGPFDLVIGGSPCNDLSNVNPARKGLYEGTGRLFFEFYHLLNYSRPKEGDNRPFFWMFENVVAMKVDDRKDISRFLACNPVMIDAIKVSAAHRARYFWGNLPGMNRIFGFPVHYTDVCNMGRSARQKLLGRSWSVPVIRHLFAPLKDYFACE; via the exons ATGAAGGGTGACACCAGACACCTCAATGaagaggagggcgggagggaggactCCATCAACGGGGCCTGCAGCGACCACTCCTCGGATTCCAAGGACGCCCCCTCGCCCCCCATCCTAGAAGCTATCCGCAGCCCAGAGATCAGAG GCCGCAGATCAAGTTCACGGCTGTCCAAGAGGGAGGTCTCCAGTCTGCTCAGTTACACCCAG GATCTGACAAGAGATGTGGATGGTGAGGACGAGGATGGCTCTGACACTCTAGTGATGCCGAAACTCTTCCGAGAGACCAGGACGCGATCTGCAAGTCCAGCA TCTCTGAGGCGACGGGCAACAGCATCGGCAGGTACGCCATGGCCATCCCCTGCCAGCCCTTACCCCACCATTGACCTCACGGGAGACGATGTGACACCCCAAAGCAGCAGTACCCCCTATGCTGGAATAGAAGACAGcaagcaggaaagcctggagTCTTCACAGGTGGATGCAGACAGCCATGATGCTGAGAGCGAGTATCAG GATGGAAAGGAGTTTGGAATAGGGGACCTGGTGTGGGGAAAGATCAAGGGCTTCTCCTGGTGGCCAGCCATGGTGGTATCCTGGAAGGACACTTCCAAGCGACAGGCCATGGCTGCCATGCGATGGGTCCAGTGGTTTGGTGATGGCAAGTTCTCTGAG ATTGCTGCAGACAAACTGGTGGCCCTGGGGCTGTTCAGCCAGCACTTCAACATGACCACCTTCAATAAGCTGGTTTCTTACAGGAAGGCCATATACCACACTCTGGAG AAAGCCAGGATACGTGCTGGGAAGACCTTCCCCAGCAGCCCTGGAGACTCCCTGGAGGACAAGCTGAAGCCCATGTTGGAGTGGGCCCACGGGGGCTTCAAGCCCACTGGGGTTGAGGGCCTGAAACCCAGCAACAAGCAACCAG AGAATAAGAGTCGAAGGCGCACAGCTGATGATTCTGCCACTTCTGACTACTGCCCCCAACCCAAGCGCCTCAAGACAAATTGTTACAACAATGGCAAAGACCGAGGGGAGAATGATCAAAGTCGAG AACAAATGGCTTCTGATGTCACCAACAACAAGAGCAATCTGGAAG ATCGCTGTCTGGCCTGTGGTAGAAAAAACCCTATATCCTTCCACCCACTTTTTGAGGGTGGTCTCTGCCGGCCATGTCGG GAACGCTTCCTCGAGCTGTTTTACATGTATGATGATGATGGCTATCAGTCCTATTGTACCGTGTGTTGTGAGGGTCGAGAGCTTTTGCTCTGCAGCAACACGAGCTGCTGCCG GTGCTTCTGTGTGGAGTGTCTGGAGGTCCTGGTTGGCCCGGGCACAGCTGCGGATGCCAAGCTTCAGGAGCCCTGGAGTTGCTACATGTGCATCCCCCAGCGTTGCCACGGGGTCCTCAGGCGCCGCAAGGACTGGAATGTGCGCCTGAATACCTTCTTTACGACGGATCCAGAGTTCGATTTC GCACCACCTAAGTTATACCCTGCGATTCCTGCTGCTCGTAGGAGGCCCATTAGAGTGCTGTCACTGTTTGATGGAATTGCCACAG GGTATTTGGTCCTCAAAGATTTGGGTATTAAGGTGGATAGGTATGTCGCCTCTGAAATCTGTCCAGAGTCTATTGCTGTGGGAACTGTTAAACATGGAGGGACTATACGATATGTGAATGATGTCCGGAGCATCTCAAAGCAAAAC ATTGATGAGTGGGGCCCCTTTGACTTGGTGATTGGTGGAAGCCCATGCAATGACCTCTCCAATGTGAACCCGGCCAGGAAAGGTCTGTATG AGGGAACTGGCCGTCTCTTCTTTGAGTTCTACCACCTGCTGAATTACTCTCGCCCTAAGGAGGGTGATAACCGGCCCTTCTTTTGGATGTTTGAGAATGTTGTTGCCATGAAGGTTGATGACAGGAAGGACATCTCACGGTTCCTGGCG TGTAACCCAGTGATGATTGATGCCATCAAAGTTTCTGCTGCTCACAGGGCCAGATACTTCTGGGGAAATCTACCTGGGATGAACAG GATCTTCGGCTTTCCGGTACACTACACGGACGTATGCAACATGGGCCGTAGTGCCCGCCAGAAGCTGCTCGGGAGGTCCTGGAGTGTGCCTGTCATCCGACATCTCTTCGCCCCCCTGAAGGACTACTTTGCATGTGAATAA